One Candidatus Binatia bacterium DNA window includes the following coding sequences:
- a CDS encoding DUF3450 domain-containing protein, which produces MPNEWFKYAAILAMMFALAPWARAEERGNKTASPAASGSPAAAAAPPAANAATDAPATPAATAAPAAPAGVPLEKLDRVTSEQAASDKDAVASQKRIDSLDDDTQKLLGEYRKAVADTESHEAYASQLQTQIRSQQQELADIDRQLGEIETTSRSIVPLEQKMLDTLKEFVRLDLPFLGDERNARIATLEEMMGRADVSISEKYRRIVEAYQVEMDYGRTIESYEGRLAGEGADRTARFLRIGRLTLMYQTLDANETGYWDATRGKWIVDNDYAYAFKQGVAVAQKLSAPEMLLAPIPAPVEAKS; this is translated from the coding sequence ATGCCGAACGAATGGTTCAAGTACGCCGCTATTCTCGCGATGATGTTCGCGCTCGCGCCGTGGGCGCGAGCCGAGGAACGCGGGAACAAGACCGCATCGCCGGCCGCCTCAGGTTCGCCGGCCGCTGCGGCTGCTCCGCCTGCGGCAAATGCGGCAACGGACGCGCCGGCCACGCCCGCCGCAACTGCCGCCCCCGCCGCACCTGCCGGCGTCCCGCTCGAAAAACTCGACCGCGTGACTTCCGAGCAGGCGGCATCCGACAAGGATGCCGTGGCTTCGCAGAAGCGCATCGACTCCCTCGATGACGACACCCAGAAACTGCTCGGCGAATACCGCAAGGCAGTGGCCGACACCGAGAGCCACGAAGCCTATGCGTCCCAGCTCCAGACGCAGATCCGCTCCCAGCAGCAGGAGCTGGCCGACATCGACCGCCAGCTCGGCGAAATCGAAACGACGTCGCGCTCCATCGTCCCGCTCGAGCAGAAGATGCTCGATACGCTCAAAGAGTTCGTGCGGCTCGATCTCCCGTTTCTCGGCGACGAGCGCAACGCGCGCATCGCCACTCTCGAAGAGATGATGGGCCGCGCCGACGTCAGCATCTCCGAGAAGTACCGCCGCATCGTCGAAGCCTACCAGGTCGAGATGGACTACGGCCGCACGATCGAATCGTACGAAGGCCGCCTCGCCGGCGAGGGCGCCGACCGCACCGCACGCTTCCTGCGAATCGGCCGCCTGACGCTGATGTACCAGACGCTCGACGCCAACGAGACGGGCTACTGGGACGCGACGCGCGGGAAATGGATCGTCGACAACGACTATGCGTACGCATTCAAGCAGGGCGTCGCGGTGGCGCAGAAGCTTTCAGCGCCCGAGATGCTGCTCGCTCCGATCCCCGCGCCGGTGGAGGCGAAGTCATGA